tttatccattttgattatgtaatgtggactttacatcagtaatataaatgttgtaaacacattcattacacaATTACTTAGGTAATTATACTTCTGTTACGctactagttaggtaatgatactgttgTTACCTAACTGGTTGAGTAATGTGAActacacattaaataaaataaaatgaaattgattttatttattataaactttaacaacaattaatatcactcaataaaagagctgtattccaatggataccatcccattgtggaatcctgggaaacgagaatgcggatgctttagcaaagaagggcagcactgctacttacagacctgttactaaatctacgtattactctgtgaaaagatttatcaaatctacatacttagacttcaacaaacaaaatttgataatacaatctcaagggaaaaaaatggaactctctgcatcataatccacagttaattcccgatttaccacgaaaatcgtctgtagctgcatttagattggcaacaggccatgaccgtttggccaaacacctgcatagaattggaatatatcagtcccctaactgcccattgtgcaactcaaaccaagaaatggattcggaacacctcaaaatctgtgcttcagtggcttaccatgataatatctttgaaaaatattggagtgcaagaggtcaaatgactttattgtcaaacgcctggtattagaaaacaacaacaacgacgacgacgacggcaacaacaacaacaacaaccacatATTCGGTTCTGCTTTTATTTGAAATAGTATCGTCAAAACTGATGACCCAAAAGCGCATCTTCAGTTAAAACTGTCTATTTTGCTACTCACTTGTTCCGTGGCACCTGTTGTAGCAGTGCATGTGACATTCGCTGGGGAATCCTCGGCGATTATTGGTCGCGTATTGAGAGTGGAAGGTGGCGCAAATGGGGCGGAGTATGATGCACTGCGGGCAGCTGTCACAGGAGGCAGGGGCCGCCAGCGCGCCCGAAATCACCGCCAGACCTGCAACACCACAAGAAAATTCCTCACGTTTCGAGTTAGTGGTTTAACCTTGAAGCAAAGAACGGAAAGGGGAAATTCTGTGCTACATAGTTAAAAAGATGGTCAAAATATGCTAGTGCATGCTGGGCACTAATAACTCAATCCAGTCACTGCTGATTTCCCTTTAACtctccactccaccttccccacCTGAGCCCAGTAGGCAGGAAGATAAGTATTGCTGAATGATGGATTGTgtaaggcaggcatcatagcttttacgaactttcggctctagctggtcgcctgaaatccatcactgatacaCAGTGTCTACTGTGAGCTTGTTTATAAGACAGTAAAGGACATTGGCGGGGGTCTGAGAGTTCCGTTCCGCATGCCCGTTGTGTCCATGGCTGTGCTGGTGGCTTTAAGTTGAAGTACAAAATAGGAAAAGATGATTTATATAGCTAGTAGaatttaaatgtgaaaataaacGCGGTTCGAATATGCAAATTGCTTGATTTTCAGGATAAGACAAGAGTACATAGAATACATGACAGAAGTAAAAAAGACACGTGGTTTGAAAAAGCTAGTGGTACAACCTTAAAGAAAAACATAAGAAAGGGTTCTATAGAGTACAGGCTAAAAGTAAAAAAGACACGATGTTAGAATAGATCAGTGACTAAAACTTTACggaaaaaataaagattttttgtgATACAGGTTAAAAGTAAAAAAGACATGACGTTAGAATTGATCATTGTCTTAATCTTGACGAAAAAAATAAAGATTCTATTTGATACAGGTTAAAGTAAAAAAAGGCACGACGTTAGAATAAATCAGTGGCTTAActttgaaggaaaaaataaagattTTATGTGATACAGGCTAAAAGTAAAAAAGATGTGAAGTTACACTAGGTCAGTGGCTTAACCTTGACGGTAAAAATAAAGATTCTATGTGACGGTAAAAAAGACACGACGTTAGAATAGATCGGTGGCTTAACCTTGACGGTAAAAATAAAGATTCTACGTGATACAggttaaaagtaaaaaaagacgACGTTAGAATAGATCAGTGGCTTAATCTTGACGGAAAAAATAAAGACTCTATGTGATTAGGTTAAAAGTGAAAAAGACACATTAGAATAGATCAGTGGCTTAACCTTGACGGAAAAATTGAAGATTCTATGAGATATAGGTTAAAAGTAAAAAAGACACGACATTAGAATAGATCAGTGGTTTAACCTTTACGGAAAAAATAAAGATTTTATGTGATAcaggttaaaaattaaaaaagacacGACGTTAGAATAGATCAGTGGTTTAACCGTGACGGAAAAAATAAAGATTCTATGTGATACaggttaaaagtaaataaaaaagacacGACGTTAGAATAGATCAGTGGCTTACACTTGACGGAAAAATTAAAGATTCTATGTGGTATAGGTTAAAAGTACAAAAGACACGACGTTAGAATAGATCAGTGGCTTAACCTTGacggaaaaaaataaagattatatGTGATATAGGTTAAAAGTAAAACGACATGACGTTAGAATAGATCAGTGGCTTACCCTTGACGGAAAAATTAAAGATTCTATGTGATATAGGTTAAAAGTAAAAAAGACACGACGTTAGAATAGATCAGTGGCTTAACCTTGacggaaaaaaataaagattCTATGTGATATAGGTTAAAAGTAAAACGACATGACGTTAGAATAGATCAGTGGCTTACCCTTGACGGAAAAATTAAAGATTCTATGTGATATAGGTTAAAAGTAAACAAGACACGACGTTGGAATAGATTAGTGGCTTAACCTTgacggaaaaaaaataaagattctATGTGATATAGGTTAAAAGTAAAAAGACACGACGTTAGAATAGATCAGTGGCTTAACCTTgacggaaaaaaaataaagattctATGTAATAGAGGTTAAAAGTAAAAAAGACACGACGTTAGAATAGATCAGTGGCTTAACCTTGATAGAAAAAGTAAAGATTCTGTGTGATACAGGTTAAGACTAAAAAAAAGATACGATGTTAGAATAGATCAGTGGCTTAATCTTGACGGAAAAAataaagggccatattcatagacattcttagcgcgggcttccggtggatgatcagcgaactaacgttcttcgtattcataaaccagtgttatcgatatgatgttatatgaatcctgtacaagtaatcagtggatagTCGGGGCtactttagcacgctcgtagcgcgggctagcgaaatgtctagcATGCATAGCACCCAAAGATTCTATGTGATACAGgttaaaagtaaagaaagagaaacAATTCTGTACAACGCAGGCTACAAAACGTGAACTCATGTCGATACAGGTTCATAAtctgcagggacatcattttatttttactaacatttttaatattaacctggctatacctttctattaacgattgaaacaggaaacaccgtttgctaccctttccacgacggagttcgatgatactggcgtaaaatacaaatcactttactaggtataggagggaagaaaagtggttcatccatttatgtaaataggaaatatcgcaattttgagtttaataattttcattaggtttttgtttaatcaaaatacagtactgtattaacacttagtgttttacacacgaactgagctatccattcggacatattaattatgcagtgtatattgtactgttacagcacattagcgtactatacagagaatgaagttaaattgaaaaataattataatatggatatttaaacacattttagaaaatggtggccgttcatttcgatgcaggcttcagttcttttgtacatattatcgcactatagactattgtacctaattccaattaccagtttcgtccttcgtacgagtaactcatgttgaaataattctgtacctactctataaaagaataccttacgtactgtaaattcaatcttcacttctgcccgatccgaaaagataaaatcactcagaaatgctatctactgtccgttcaagtgattttgtcgcagggttgtagaaagggggggatcacgtgacagttaattacttaaggaggcccttttatttaagttattttaaacacttgaataatattacgtagacgtccaattcctaacagaaattaatgttttcagaaaagaggtaaggtagcccagctactagactttacaaaggggcgaa
The sequence above is a segment of the Periplaneta americana isolate PAMFEO1 chromosome 3, P.americana_PAMFEO1_priV1, whole genome shotgun sequence genome. Coding sequences within it:
- the LOC138695923 gene encoding locustin-like → MATLKTFILIAIIGLAVISGALAAPASCDSCPQCIILRPICATFHSQYATNNRRGFPSECHMHCYNRCHGTNYFKLSYGSKCI